A window from Chiroxiphia lanceolata isolate bChiLan1 chromosome 3, bChiLan1.pri, whole genome shotgun sequence encodes these proteins:
- the BATF3 gene encoding basic leucine zipper transcriptional factor ATF-like 3: MPCPHAHDPGVSRLSRIWSSRREPMSQERGGQERSESHEEDDRKVRRREKNRVAAQRSRKKQTQKADKLHEEYESLEQENTSLKREIGKLTDEMKHLSEVLKDHEKICPLLHCTMNFVTIPRPDALASCLPR; encoded by the exons ATGCCGTGTCCTCACGCCCACGACCCCGGGGTGAGCCGGCTGTCCCGTATCTGGAGCTCCCGCCGCGAGCCGATGTCTCAGGAGCGCGGCGGGCAGGAGCGGTCGGAG AGTCATGAAGAAGATGACAGGAAAgtaaggagaagagaaaaaaatcgAGTTGCTGCACAGAGAAGCCGGAAGAAGCAAACTCAGAAAGCGGATAAACTTCACGAG GAATATGAGTCTCTTGAGCAAGAAAATACCtccttaaaaagagaaattggaAAGCTAACAGATGAAATGAAACACTTGAGTGAAGTGTTGAAGGATCATGAAAAGATCTGTCCACTATTGCACTGCACCATGAACTTTGTGACCATACCACGGCCTGACGCACTTGCCAGCTGCCTGCCAAGATGA